From Pontibacter actiniarum, a single genomic window includes:
- a CDS encoding prolyl oligopeptidase family serine peptidase — MKRTTVFLLAGSLTAVSACKSSQTDTTATGMTTENTTSATAQNTTDTELDYPDTKKVDQVDDYFGTKVADPYRWQETHDTQLDEWIEEQNEVTKEYLSDIDFRDNIKKRLTEIWNYPKYGAPFKEGGKYYFFKNDGLQNQSVLYVQESLEAEPKVFFDPNKLSEDGTVALTALSFSKDGKYLAYGTSSGGSDWNTYHIMETATGKKLDDQLDWVKFSSPSWSGNGFFYSRYDAPTEGNKLANKNEYHKVYYHKIGTPQSQDQLVYEDKKNALRNFYGQTTEDERFLILNVSEGASGANALSYKDLKDPKSAIKPIVENFESQYSVVDNVGDKLLVMTNKNAPRYRLVLIDPKKPQEQNWKTVIPESQNVLEGVSTVGGKLIATYMKDAASQVVVYDMNGKQLTTVELPTLGTVSGFNGDKDDKEVFFTFTSFTYPPTIYRYDVVNNKVTQFRKTEVNVNTVAFETKQVFYTSKDGTKVPMFIVHKKGLKLDGQNPTYLYAYGGFNISMTPSFSIANMLWLENGGVYAMPNLRGGGEYGEDWHKAGMTPNKQNVFDDFIAAAEYLIDQKYTSSEKLAVAGGSNGGLLIGAFMTQRPELAKVALPAVGVMDMLRFHKFTIGWAWVPEYGSSDNEAQFKNLYTFSPLHNIKEGVKYPATLVKTADHDDRVVPAHSFKFISELQDKGAPGNPYLIRVDVRAGHGAGKPTSLVIQEYADTYAFIYKNMGVNPYAQNQ, encoded by the coding sequence ATGAAAAGGACAACTGTATTTCTGCTGGCCGGCAGCCTCACGGCTGTGTCGGCTTGCAAATCATCTCAAACTGATACAACTGCCACAGGCATGACGACAGAAAACACCACAAGTGCGACTGCACAGAACACAACCGATACAGAATTAGATTACCCGGACACCAAGAAAGTAGACCAGGTGGACGATTACTTCGGCACCAAAGTAGCCGATCCGTACCGCTGGCAGGAAACGCATGACACGCAACTGGATGAGTGGATTGAGGAGCAAAACGAAGTAACAAAGGAGTACCTCAGCGATATCGACTTCAGAGACAACATCAAGAAACGCCTGACGGAAATTTGGAACTACCCGAAGTATGGCGCTCCGTTTAAAGAGGGTGGCAAGTACTACTTCTTTAAAAACGATGGTCTGCAGAACCAGAGCGTGCTGTACGTGCAGGAGAGCCTGGAGGCAGAGCCAAAGGTGTTCTTCGACCCGAACAAGTTGAGCGAAGACGGCACAGTGGCTCTTACCGCGCTTTCTTTCTCTAAGGACGGAAAGTACCTGGCCTACGGCACCTCCAGCGGTGGCTCTGACTGGAACACCTACCACATAATGGAAACAGCAACTGGCAAGAAGCTAGACGACCAGCTGGACTGGGTGAAGTTCTCTAGCCCGAGCTGGAGCGGAAATGGCTTCTTCTACAGCCGCTACGATGCCCCAACGGAGGGTAATAAACTGGCTAACAAGAACGAGTACCACAAAGTATACTACCACAAAATAGGAACGCCACAGAGCCAGGACCAACTGGTGTATGAAGACAAGAAAAACGCACTACGCAACTTTTACGGTCAGACGACTGAGGACGAGCGCTTCCTGATTCTAAATGTATCAGAAGGAGCAAGCGGAGCCAACGCTTTATCTTACAAAGACCTCAAAGACCCTAAATCAGCCATTAAGCCGATTGTAGAGAACTTCGAGAGCCAGTATAGTGTGGTGGATAACGTGGGTGATAAACTGCTGGTGATGACGAACAAGAACGCGCCACGCTACCGCCTGGTGCTCATCGATCCGAAGAAGCCACAAGAGCAGAACTGGAAAACTGTTATCCCAGAATCACAGAATGTGCTGGAAGGTGTGTCTACTGTAGGCGGCAAACTGATAGCTACTTACATGAAAGACGCAGCCAGCCAGGTAGTAGTGTATGACATGAACGGCAAGCAACTGACCACAGTGGAGCTGCCAACGCTAGGTACTGTAAGTGGCTTTAATGGCGACAAGGATGACAAAGAAGTATTCTTCACTTTCACGTCCTTCACTTACCCGCCAACCATCTACCGTTATGATGTGGTGAACAACAAAGTAACGCAGTTCCGCAAAACTGAGGTAAACGTAAATACCGTTGCTTTTGAAACGAAGCAGGTGTTCTATACTTCTAAGGACGGTACCAAAGTGCCGATGTTCATTGTGCACAAAAAAGGCCTGAAGCTGGATGGCCAGAACCCGACTTACCTGTACGCTTACGGTGGCTTTAACATCTCTATGACGCCTAGCTTTAGCATTGCTAACATGCTGTGGCTGGAGAACGGTGGCGTGTATGCGATGCCAAACCTGCGCGGTGGTGGCGAGTATGGCGAAGATTGGCACAAAGCCGGCATGACGCCAAACAAGCAAAACGTGTTCGACGATTTTATTGCCGCAGCCGAGTACCTCATCGACCAGAAGTATACTTCTTCAGAGAAACTAGCCGTAGCTGGTGGTTCTAACGGTGGTTTGCTGATAGGTGCCTTCATGACGCAGCGCCCTGAATTGGCTAAAGTTGCCCTGCCTGCTGTAGGTGTAATGGACATGCTGCGCTTCCACAAGTTCACCATCGGTTGGGCTTGGGTGCCGGAGTATGGCTCATCAGACAACGAGGCACAGTTCAAGAACCTGTATACTTTCTCGCCGCTGCACAACATCAAAGAAGGCGTGAAATATCCGGCTACACTGGTAAAAACAGCTGACCACGACGACCGTGTGGTGCCGGCTCACTCGTTCAAGTTTATTTCTGAGCTGCAGGACAAAGGTGCGCCGGGCAATCCATACCTGATTCGTGTGGATGTACGTGCAGGTCACGGTGCCGGTAAGCCAACCTCGCTGGTTATTCAGGAGTATGCTGATACTTATGCGTTCATCTACAAGAACATGGGCGTGAACCCGTACGCGCAGAACCAATAA
- a CDS encoding 2OG-Fe(II) oxygenase, producing the protein MFDELEDEKLLQKFEQIADRLSEKGYAIVDNFLEAEEVHNLLDVLSHHQEQGTFKKAGIGSADQFTVDKEVRGDFIRWIEPSEALPPTQVFLDRMDEVMRYINRTCFLGLKDYEFHFTVYPPGTVYKRHIDQFKENDHRRLSFICYLNEDWKPEHGGNLRLYLPQANGTEEEIDILPIAGRLACFRADLIPHEVLVATRHRYSLTGWMLDQLNELTFL; encoded by the coding sequence ATGTTTGACGAACTGGAAGACGAGAAGTTACTGCAAAAGTTTGAGCAGATAGCCGACAGGCTATCGGAGAAGGGGTACGCCATCGTGGATAACTTTCTGGAGGCAGAGGAGGTTCACAACCTGCTGGATGTACTCTCGCACCACCAGGAGCAAGGCACGTTCAAGAAAGCCGGTATCGGCTCCGCTGACCAGTTTACGGTAGACAAAGAGGTGCGTGGTGATTTTATCCGCTGGATTGAGCCATCGGAAGCGCTACCTCCTACACAAGTTTTCCTGGACCGCATGGACGAAGTAATGCGCTACATTAACCGCACCTGCTTCCTCGGCCTGAAGGACTATGAATTTCACTTCACGGTTTATCCTCCGGGTACGGTATACAAGCGCCACATAGATCAGTTCAAGGAAAACGACCACCGCCGCCTGTCCTTTATCTGCTACCTAAATGAGGACTGGAAGCCAGAGCACGGTGGTAACCTGCGTTTATACTTGCCTCAAGCCAATGGCACCGAAGAAGAAATAGACATCCTGCCCATCGCTGGTCGCCTTGCCTGCTTCCGTGCAGATCTCATTCCGCACGAGGTACTGGTAGCCACCCGCCACCGCTACAGCCTCACCGGCTGGATGCTGGACCAACTGAATGAGCTGACGTTTTTGTAG
- a CDS encoding TPM domain-containing protein, with the protein MPKDTITAADEQKIIEAIKEAEMKTSGEIRVHIESNCEGDVLDRATEVFAELHMHQTAERNGVLFYVALEDHQFAVLGDAGINTSVPDHFWEDITAEVIKNFKQKKYAEGLARGVRMAGEQLQAHFPYDRHGDINELSDDISFGD; encoded by the coding sequence ATGCCTAAAGACACGATCACAGCAGCTGACGAGCAGAAGATAATTGAGGCGATAAAAGAGGCGGAGATGAAAACCTCCGGCGAGATCCGGGTGCACATCGAGAGCAATTGTGAGGGTGATGTACTGGACCGTGCCACCGAGGTATTCGCCGAGCTGCACATGCACCAGACGGCAGAGCGCAACGGGGTGCTTTTTTACGTAGCCCTCGAAGACCACCAGTTTGCCGTGCTGGGCGATGCCGGCATCAACACCTCTGTGCCAGACCATTTCTGGGAGGATATCACCGCGGAGGTTATCAAAAACTTTAAGCAGAAGAAATATGCCGAAGGGCTGGCGCGGGGCGTACGCATGGCCGGCGAACAGCTACAGGCCCACTTCCCGTACGATCGCCACGGCGACATCAACGAACTGAGCGAC
- a CDS encoding CPBP family intramembrane glutamic endopeptidase, producing METAFLNYTFYLLLVFPILLFAKKKSANFWQYLLVFIFFFILNQAMLDLPRYYKGLQFIHGNWNWSGKIFTIAASVLFLVLYRGLTAKDVGLTLRQKGSLKLPLILVFIFILVPTILGGVLISAEELDLETLAFQLTMPTLDEELAYRGIMLALLNKAVCHSKLFRGISVANLVTSLLFGFVHALSLTAGFSVSFEPLYFAQTFLFALGLAYIVEQTGSLLLPALAHSLGNFLPNLVAMLK from the coding sequence ATGGAAACTGCCTTTCTTAACTACACCTTTTACCTCCTTCTTGTATTTCCGATCCTCCTGTTCGCTAAAAAGAAAAGCGCCAACTTCTGGCAGTATCTGCTTGTGTTTATCTTCTTCTTTATCCTGAACCAGGCGATGCTCGACCTGCCCCGTTACTACAAGGGGCTTCAGTTTATACATGGCAACTGGAACTGGTCCGGGAAAATATTTACTATAGCTGCTTCTGTGCTTTTCCTGGTGCTGTATAGAGGGTTAACTGCTAAGGACGTAGGACTGACGCTGCGACAGAAAGGCTCATTGAAACTGCCGCTTATACTTGTCTTTATTTTTATACTGGTACCTACTATACTTGGAGGGGTGCTAATATCGGCAGAGGAGCTAGACCTGGAGACGCTGGCCTTTCAGTTAACGATGCCTACCCTAGATGAAGAGCTTGCTTACCGGGGTATTATGCTGGCGCTACTCAACAAAGCGGTATGCCACAGCAAACTGTTCAGGGGAATTTCTGTTGCCAACCTGGTTACGTCGCTGCTCTTCGGTTTTGTGCATGCGCTTTCGTTAACAGCAGGTTTCTCCGTTTCCTTTGAGCCTTTATACTTTGCGCAAACCTTTCTTTTCGCGCTGGGGCTGGCGTATATTGTAGAGCAAACCGGAAGCCTGCTGCTGCCTGCGCTGGCGCATAGTTTAGGTAACTTCTTGCCAAACTTGGTGGCAATGCTAAAGTAG
- a CDS encoding YdeI/OmpD-associated family protein: MAELRKKLQVKQGDSLVLLNAPEAVAQVLAQEGCAFRADEEAPGAGACHTVLLFVQHAAQLNELGPQAVALLQPKGMLWIAYPKQSSGVTTDLSRDKGWQSIKALGFEVVRQVAVDEVWSALRFRHQSERPQSSAFGVDKPGIDRRTKAVAIPGDLEEALVQEGMLGAFERMAFTHRKEYVVAVLEAKKPETRARRIAKAVEGAKNQAQGKG, encoded by the coding sequence ATGGCAGAGCTGAGAAAGAAACTACAGGTAAAGCAAGGCGACAGCCTGGTACTGCTGAACGCTCCGGAAGCAGTGGCGCAGGTACTGGCGCAGGAGGGCTGCGCTTTCAGGGCCGACGAAGAAGCGCCAGGTGCAGGGGCTTGCCACACCGTGCTGCTGTTTGTGCAGCATGCAGCGCAGCTCAACGAGCTTGGCCCGCAGGCGGTGGCGCTGCTTCAGCCCAAAGGAATGCTGTGGATCGCCTACCCCAAGCAATCCTCCGGTGTTACAACAGACCTCAGCCGCGACAAAGGCTGGCAAAGTATAAAGGCGCTGGGTTTTGAGGTAGTGCGGCAGGTGGCGGTGGACGAGGTGTGGTCGGCGCTGCGGTTCCGGCACCAGTCGGAGCGCCCGCAAAGTTCCGCCTTCGGAGTGGATAAGCCAGGCATCGACCGCAGGACAAAAGCAGTGGCCATACCCGGTGACCTGGAGGAGGCCCTGGTGCAGGAAGGCATGCTGGGTGCTTTTGAGCGTATGGCTTTCACGCACCGGAAAGAGTATGTGGTGGCGGTGCTGGAGGCAAAGAAGCCGGAGACGAGGGCCCGCCGTATAGCCAAAGCCGTGGAGGGGGCAAAAAATCAGGCTCAGGGAAAAGGATAA
- a CDS encoding TonB-dependent receptor: MLLTKQLRKNILLALVLLSTQAPQLQAQSLPAPADAVQDCGLTVSGKVLDHDTREALVGATVYIPELDRATVSDAYGNYHFHQLCQGAYTLRVTYVGYDREEFPVKLSGSTSKNLALHSDAQTLHTVEVTGAHLKEQAQSQQTLEGRELEQTRGLALAETLKGIAGVTTLQTGPTISKPVIHGLHSNRVLLLNNGVRQEGQQWGSEHAPEIDPFVASEMRVIKGAAGVRYGADAIGGVVIVEPKPLRSVPGISGDLHLLGSTNNRQLATSAMLEGNFEKVPPLSWRLQGTLRKAGNARTPDYYLENTGLEEQNFSAALGYRKEKYGVELFFSQFNTKLGILKESHIGNVTDLLYAIERGRPSNADNAAFTYDIGRPYQDVQHNLLKAKGYWELGEAGKLEFVYGWQRNVREEYDVRRRSSSLPSLQLTLNTHTTEVVFQHKPLGRFSGSVGLNTIYQHNTYQYSDFLPYFTGTTFGAFAIERWQKGKLQLEAGLRYDYKHLLVKRLENNRDLQKPEFDFNNVSGTLGAMYDVGYHLTFGLSATSAWRAPGANELFSNGVHHSAATFEVGDPTLESEQAYNFELSADYYNNARLNGKLSLYHNYIHNFVYLAPQPEPVLTIRGAFPAFKYTQANATLTGADLSLDYTFTPKLKLESKTSLLYARNLDTDDDLIYMPANRFDNSLSYEFGQLGGGNSFYDTYISVGGVYVAEQERIPGGLEQDFAPAPGAYFLVNAEAGTTLQLGKQTIEVGITGKNLLNTVYREYLNKLRYYADEPGRMLMFRIRVPLDFTKS, from the coding sequence GTGTTATTAACCAAACAACTCCGGAAGAATATCCTTTTGGCACTGGTGCTGTTAAGCACACAGGCGCCGCAACTGCAGGCACAATCGCTTCCGGCACCGGCAGATGCCGTTCAGGACTGCGGCCTCACCGTTTCAGGCAAAGTACTGGACCACGACACGCGCGAGGCGTTGGTGGGGGCTACCGTGTACATTCCTGAACTGGACAGGGCCACCGTGTCAGACGCCTACGGCAACTATCATTTTCACCAGCTTTGCCAGGGTGCCTATACCCTGCGGGTAACCTACGTGGGCTACGACAGAGAGGAGTTTCCCGTGAAACTATCCGGCTCTACGTCTAAAAACCTAGCGCTGCACTCCGATGCCCAGACACTGCACACGGTAGAGGTTACCGGCGCTCACCTTAAAGAGCAGGCGCAGTCGCAGCAAACGCTGGAGGGGCGCGAGCTGGAGCAAACCCGCGGGCTGGCCCTGGCCGAGACGCTGAAAGGCATTGCCGGCGTCACTACGCTGCAAACCGGCCCAACTATCTCCAAGCCTGTCATCCACGGCCTGCACAGCAACCGCGTGCTGCTGCTCAACAACGGTGTGCGGCAGGAGGGGCAACAGTGGGGCTCGGAGCATGCGCCCGAGATAGACCCATTTGTGGCTTCCGAGATGCGTGTGATCAAAGGGGCGGCCGGCGTGCGCTATGGCGCCGATGCTATAGGAGGTGTGGTGATTGTGGAGCCGAAGCCGCTGCGAAGCGTACCCGGCATCAGCGGCGACCTGCACCTGCTGGGCAGCACCAACAACCGCCAACTGGCTACCTCGGCCATGCTGGAGGGCAATTTTGAGAAGGTGCCGCCGCTAAGCTGGCGCCTGCAGGGCACGCTGCGCAAGGCCGGCAACGCCAGAACACCGGATTACTACCTGGAGAACACCGGGCTGGAGGAGCAGAACTTCTCTGCTGCGCTGGGTTACCGAAAGGAAAAGTACGGGGTGGAGCTGTTCTTCAGCCAGTTCAACACAAAGCTCGGCATCCTGAAGGAGTCGCATATTGGCAACGTAACGGACCTGCTCTACGCTATTGAGCGCGGCAGGCCCAGCAATGCCGACAACGCAGCATTCACCTACGACATCGGACGGCCTTACCAGGATGTACAGCACAACCTGCTGAAAGCAAAAGGCTATTGGGAGCTGGGCGAAGCGGGCAAGCTGGAGTTTGTGTACGGCTGGCAGCGCAACGTGCGCGAGGAGTACGATGTGCGCCGCCGCAGCAGCTCCCTGCCCTCGCTGCAGCTCACTCTTAACACCCACACAACCGAGGTTGTGTTTCAGCACAAGCCGCTGGGCCGCTTCTCCGGCTCTGTAGGCCTCAACACCATCTACCAGCACAACACGTACCAGTACAGCGATTTTCTGCCATACTTTACAGGCACCACCTTTGGCGCCTTCGCCATTGAGCGCTGGCAAAAAGGCAAGCTGCAACTGGAGGCAGGCCTGCGCTACGACTACAAGCACCTGCTGGTGAAAAGGCTGGAGAATAACCGGGACCTGCAAAAGCCGGAGTTTGACTTTAACAATGTGTCCGGCACGCTGGGGGCCATGTATGATGTCGGCTACCACCTTACCTTTGGGTTGAGCGCCACTTCGGCCTGGCGCGCGCCGGGGGCCAACGAACTCTTCAGCAATGGTGTGCATCACAGCGCCGCCACCTTTGAGGTAGGCGACCCGACGCTGGAGTCGGAGCAGGCTTATAATTTTGAGCTGTCGGCGGATTACTACAATAACGCCCGCTTAAACGGCAAGCTGAGCCTGTACCACAACTACATCCATAACTTTGTGTACCTGGCGCCGCAGCCGGAGCCGGTGCTCACGATTCGCGGGGCCTTTCCGGCCTTTAAGTACACCCAGGCAAACGCCACCCTTACGGGAGCAGACCTCAGCCTGGACTATACTTTCACCCCTAAGTTGAAGCTGGAGTCCAAGACTTCGCTACTCTACGCCCGTAACCTGGATACCGACGATGACCTGATCTACATGCCTGCCAACCGCTTCGACAACAGCCTGAGCTATGAGTTTGGGCAGCTTGGCGGTGGCAACAGCTTCTACGACACCTATATTTCTGTTGGAGGTGTATATGTAGCAGAGCAGGAACGTATACCGGGTGGGCTGGAGCAGGATTTTGCCCCGGCGCCAGGCGCGTACTTTTTGGTTAATGCCGAAGCCGGAACAACCCTGCAGCTAGGGAAGCAAACCATTGAGGTGGGCATTACCGGCAAGAACTTACTCAACACCGTGTACCGGGAGTATCTGAACAAGCTACGCTACTATGCTGATGAGCCTGGGCGCATGCTGATGTTCCGTATCCGGGTGCCGCTCGATTTTACCAAATCGTAA
- a CDS encoding DUF4286 family protein, whose product MILYNITVSIDNTVAEEWLQWMKKVHIPEVMGTGYFLANQICRVMEDEDTGGTTYAVQYTCRNVEDLLEYQRDHMPALQQKLNDRYAGRYASFRTMLEVVGVNVERKDQE is encoded by the coding sequence ATGATATTGTACAACATAACAGTAAGTATAGATAATACTGTGGCCGAAGAGTGGCTGCAGTGGATGAAGAAGGTACACATACCAGAGGTAATGGGTACAGGTTATTTCCTGGCGAACCAGATTTGCCGTGTAATGGAGGATGAGGACACAGGAGGCACCACGTATGCCGTGCAGTACACCTGCCGCAACGTGGAGGACCTGCTGGAGTACCAGCGTGACCACATGCCGGCCTTACAGCAGAAACTCAACGACCGCTACGCCGGCCGGTACGCATCGTTCAGAACGATGCTGGAAGTGGTAGGGGTGAATGTGGAGCGTAAAGACCAGGAGTAG
- a CDS encoding LemA family protein: MKKLFFYLIGFVILASQSSCGYNTMVTKDEQVEAQWANVQNAYQRRADLVPNLVNTVKGAANFERETLTDVIEARAKATSVNISPDNLTPENIERFQQAQGELSGALSRLLVSVERYPELKANQNFLELQAQLEGTENRISVERRKFNEAVQDYNSYIRSFPRNLVAGMFDFEKKGYFEADAGAQTAPTVEF, encoded by the coding sequence ATGAAAAAACTGTTTTTCTACCTGATAGGCTTCGTAATTCTGGCCTCGCAGTCGTCCTGCGGCTACAACACCATGGTTACCAAAGATGAGCAGGTGGAGGCCCAATGGGCCAACGTGCAGAACGCCTACCAGCGCCGTGCAGACCTGGTGCCAAACCTGGTGAACACCGTAAAAGGCGCTGCCAACTTTGAACGTGAAACCCTGACAGACGTTATAGAAGCCCGTGCCAAAGCAACCAGCGTCAACATCAGCCCGGATAACCTGACGCCGGAAAACATAGAGCGCTTTCAGCAGGCCCAGGGAGAGCTGAGCGGTGCCCTGAGCAGGCTGCTCGTTTCTGTGGAGCGATACCCGGAGCTGAAAGCCAACCAGAACTTCCTCGAGCTACAGGCACAGCTGGAGGGTACCGAAAACCGCATTTCCGTGGAGCGGCGCAAGTTTAACGAGGCGGTACAGGACTACAACTCCTACATCCGCTCCTTCCCGCGCAACCTGGTGGCCGGCATGTTCGACTTTGAGAAGAAAGGTTACTTTGAGGCTGATGCCGGAGCGCAGACCGCCCCTACAGTAGAGTTCTAA
- a CDS encoding GNAT family N-acetyltransferase — protein sequence MVEVRRGTIDDLPQVHALIKELAEFEKAPQEVTTTVLELERDGFGENPIYKFFVAEGENGIVGIALYYTAYSTWKGRTLYLEDLVVTEFMRRTGIGRKLFNAVAQEAKDTGAKRFRWQVLDWNEPAIAFYKKIGADISSEWYTCTMTEEQIQQYAG from the coding sequence ATGGTAGAAGTAAGAAGAGGAACCATAGACGACCTGCCGCAGGTGCATGCGCTGATAAAAGAGCTAGCCGAGTTCGAAAAGGCACCGCAGGAAGTGACCACCACCGTACTGGAACTGGAGCGCGACGGCTTTGGCGAAAACCCGATTTACAAGTTCTTTGTGGCCGAAGGCGAGAACGGTATTGTAGGCATCGCTTTGTACTATACCGCCTATTCCACGTGGAAAGGCCGCACCTTATACTTAGAAGACCTGGTGGTAACAGAGTTTATGCGCCGCACCGGCATCGGTAGAAAGCTATTTAACGCCGTTGCGCAGGAGGCGAAAGATACCGGAGCCAAGCGCTTCAGATGGCAGGTGCTGGACTGGAACGAGCCTGCCATAGCCTTCTATAAGAAAATAGGAGCAGACATTAGCAGCGAGTGGTACACCTGCACCATGACGGAGGAGCAGATACAGCAGTACGCAGGTTAG
- a CDS encoding acyl-[acyl-carrier-protein] thioesterase: MKSTGGASEFTVRSNEIDYRGQATMPALVSYMQEAAWSNTQELGMSMYDLLERGLTWVLQRMRIEMFRYPTHNEAITVETWASGRERVFMYRDFRIYTSDRELLGQATSVWLVMDVVKRQLVSVPDFISAMEVVPGREPLPFAKGKLPQLQEPQQEQQMPVRWHDIDLNRHVTNTRYLQWALDTLPLELLEQKQLQKLDIIFKAESILGDTVSSAVAPGNENENLYLHRLTSQESGKELVQAITEWRTLENQQV; encoded by the coding sequence ATGAAATCAACGGGAGGAGCAAGTGAGTTTACTGTACGCTCTAACGAGATAGATTACCGGGGGCAGGCTACCATGCCGGCGCTGGTGAGTTATATGCAGGAGGCAGCCTGGAGCAACACCCAGGAATTAGGCATGTCCATGTATGATTTGCTGGAGCGGGGGCTAACCTGGGTGCTGCAGCGCATGCGGATAGAAATGTTCCGTTACCCCACGCACAACGAGGCAATAACAGTAGAAACCTGGGCCTCGGGTCGGGAGCGCGTGTTCATGTACCGCGATTTCAGAATTTATACTTCGGATCGGGAGCTACTGGGGCAGGCAACAAGCGTTTGGCTGGTGATGGATGTGGTGAAGCGCCAACTGGTGTCGGTGCCGGATTTTATTTCGGCGATGGAGGTCGTGCCGGGGCGGGAGCCGCTGCCTTTTGCCAAAGGCAAGCTGCCGCAGCTGCAGGAGCCGCAACAGGAGCAGCAAATGCCCGTGCGCTGGCACGACATAGACCTAAACCGCCATGTCACCAACACCCGCTACCTGCAATGGGCCCTGGATACCCTGCCGCTGGAGCTGCTGGAGCAAAAGCAACTGCAGAAGCTGGACATCATCTTTAAAGCAGAAAGTATACTGGGTGATACGGTAAGCTCAGCTGTTGCCCCAGGTAATGAAAACGAGAATTTATACTTGCACAGGCTTACCAGCCAGGAGAGCGGCAAAGAACTGGTGCAGGCCATCACAGAGTGGAGAACGCTGGAGAATCAACAAGTATAA
- a CDS encoding sugar phosphate nucleotidyltransferase, whose translation MKAIIPVAGVGSKLRPHTHTQPKSLVPLADNTILGHIIEKLLTAGIQDFVFIIGYLGEKVERYVRQKYPQVNAVFVVQEPREGLGHALWVARHTYEQEDSLLIMLGDAIVDVDLQPIIEAPYSVLGVKKVAKPSLFGVTEMGNDEFVTKVVEKPKIPKSNFALVGLYKIVHPQRLIASLGHIIQEDIRTQGEYHLTDALMHMIKNGEKMVPWSVDHWFDCGRKETLLEANATLLARPKFRDRDYSQMCPGCIIIPPVSIGQDCTITNSIIGPNVAIGDNTTVTNCILSNSIIGSYSELRFAVMNDSIIGSDASFKGFSHSLNIGDSTEINFGQ comes from the coding sequence ATGAAAGCAATTATACCTGTAGCAGGCGTTGGTTCAAAGCTCCGGCCACACACGCACACGCAGCCTAAATCGCTGGTGCCGCTGGCCGACAATACTATACTGGGCCATATTATTGAGAAGCTGCTTACCGCCGGTATTCAGGACTTTGTGTTTATCATTGGGTACCTGGGCGAGAAGGTGGAGCGCTATGTGCGGCAAAAGTACCCGCAAGTAAATGCTGTGTTTGTGGTGCAGGAGCCGCGCGAGGGCCTGGGGCACGCCCTTTGGGTTGCCCGCCACACGTATGAGCAGGAAGATAGCCTGTTGATTATGCTCGGCGATGCCATTGTGGATGTAGACCTGCAGCCTATTATTGAAGCGCCCTACTCTGTGCTGGGCGTGAAGAAGGTCGCCAAGCCGTCGCTGTTCGGGGTTACCGAGATGGGCAACGATGAGTTTGTGACCAAAGTGGTGGAGAAGCCCAAGATCCCGAAATCGAACTTTGCACTGGTGGGGCTCTACAAAATCGTGCACCCACAGCGGCTCATCGCCTCTCTTGGGCACATTATCCAGGAGGATATCCGCACGCAGGGCGAGTACCACCTGACGGACGCGCTGATGCACATGATCAAGAACGGGGAGAAAATGGTGCCCTGGAGCGTTGACCATTGGTTTGACTGCGGCCGCAAAGAGACTTTGCTGGAGGCGAACGCCACCTTGCTGGCCCGCCCCAAGTTCCGCGACCGCGACTATAGCCAGATGTGCCCCGGCTGTATCATCATCCCACCGGTCAGCATTGGGCAGGACTGCACCATTACCAACTCCATCATTGGCCCTAACGTGGCCATCGGCGACAACACCACTGTTACCAACTGCATCCTGAGCAACTCCATCATCGGTTCCTACTCAGAGCTGCGGTTTGCCGTGATGAACGACTCGATCATTGGCAGCGATGCCTCCTTCAAGGGCTTCAGCCACAGCCTGAACATCGGGGATAGTACGGAGATTAATTTTGGGCAGTAA